Proteins encoded by one window of Crassostrea angulata isolate pt1a10 chromosome 9, ASM2561291v2, whole genome shotgun sequence:
- the LOC128163596 gene encoding uncharacterized protein LOC128163596: MDYFGMEKLESDPRQNKPPPLLSTWSNEDKLRWLQSIGRHILEVYIKKGTSFLETNEMEEMDNQSSQMQACYNAAEKVYMCECSKSYKTLGHFKRHLQSIHNWTFSQEGETTTCTKDGVAEARASFMKCSLILRDTYDAYQMADGNRIFRNAKFEMLLADAFHHTKYRLWLWRFLAYENALLSPRQAFEYKWNCCSNTNGGIGRNVPNDLLVEMNVNAIKQKLRSQGANVTYDSARVIAVSSQVQDDIKQNIIRQCGSHFGSARPPVSKVMDIALIIQEAEKGQLMKTILGREGVFANFVDPFQRVVPTAFHKWISAQKQRAKFELI, encoded by the exons ATGGATTACTTTGGAATGGAAAAACTGGAGTCCGACCCCAGGCAGAATAAGCCTCCCCCTCTCTTATCAACATGGTCAAATGAAGACAAACTTAGGTGGCTTCAATCCATTGGAAGACACATTCTGGAAGTCTACATCAAGAAAG GTACTAGTTTTTTAGAAACTAATGAAATGGAAGAAATGGACAACCAAAGTTCCCAAATGCAGGCGTGCTACAATGCAGCAGAGAAAGTGTACATGTGTGAATGTAGCAAAAGTTACAAAACTCTGGGCCATTTTAAGAGGCATTTACAAAGTATCCACAACTGGACTTTTTCCCAAGAAGGTGAAACTACCACTTGTACCAAGGACGGTGTTGCAGAAGCCAGAGCATCATTCATGAAATGTTCATTAATTCTTCGTGACACGTATGATGCCTATCAAATGGCAGACGGCAATCGAATATTCCGCAACGCAAAGTTTGAAATGCTACTTGCAGATGCATTCCATCACACAAAATATAGATTGTGGCTTTGGAGATTTCTTGCTTACGAAAATGCACTACTTTCCCCCCGTCAAGCCTTCGAGTACAAATGGAATTGTTGTTCTAACACAAATGGGGGAATTGGTAGAAATGTGCCAAATGATTTACTAGTGGAGATGAATGTTAATGCCATAAAGCAGAAGTTACGGTCTCAAGGTGCTAATGTGACATATGACAGTGCTAGAGTTATTGCAGTTTCAAGCCAAGTACAAGATGACATTAAACAAAACATCATCCGACAATGTGGATCCCATTTTGGATCTGCAAGACCACCCGTCAGCAAAGTGATGGACATCGCTTTAATTATACAAGAGGCAGAAAAGGGGCAGCTCATGAAAACAATATTAGGTCGTGAAGGAGTTTTTGCAAACTTTGTAGATCCATTTCAAAGAGTTGTTCCTACAGCATTCCACAAATGGATAAGTGCACAAAAACAAAGAGCTAAATTCGAACTTATTTGA